In a single window of the Anabas testudineus chromosome 17, fAnaTes1.2, whole genome shotgun sequence genome:
- the LOC113171846 gene encoding quinone oxidoreductase-like, with protein MGSSEAPHVSSVLIQSCTSRRDVNGCDVVKETPSLLKSESCSTPQSSGWRQCTKRTGNHRITCTGCERVVKVSEAISNISDLYYIQRYIAYMSKMMRAIRVSEFGAPSVLKLCSDVKVPQAGHRQVLIRVHACGVNPVETYIRAGMFARRPNLPYTPGDDAAGVVEAVGEGVAALKAGDRVFTTATETGAYAEFTIAAEDSVHKLPDVLDFKQGAAIGVPYFTAHRALIHKGCAKAGQTVLIHGASGGVGVAACQLSRALGLRVLGTAGTPEGMKLVLNNGAHLAFNHREKGYIDKIMEATDGKGIDVIVEMLSNVNLSKDLQMLAYGGRVMIVGCRGPIEINPRDTMFKESSITGVSLFSATPEEKQESAAFLYAGMEAGWLRPVVGSQYPFDNAAQAHHDIIESPGATGKIVLTI; from the exons ATGGGCTCCTCCGAAGCGCCGCACGTGAGCTCCGTGCTCATCCAGTCATGTACAAGTCGGCGGGACGTCAACGGATGTGACGTAGTCAAGGAGACCCCTTCCTTACTAAAGT CAGAGAGCTGTTCCACACCCCAGTCCAGTGGGTGGCGCCAATGCACGAAGCGGACTGGAAACCACAGAATAACATGCACGGGTTGTGAACGAGTCGTTAAAGTTTCTGAAGCCATCAGCAACATATCTGATCTATATTATATACAGAGATATATAGCCTATATGTCGAAGATGATGAGAGCCATCAGAGTGAGCGAGTTTGGAGCTCCGTCGGTCCTCAAACTGTGCTCAGATGTCAAGGTTCCCCAGGctggacacagacag GTGTTGATCCGTGTCCATGCCTGTGGAGTGAACCCTGTGGAAACGTACATCCGGGCTGGAATGTTTGCCCGTAGGCCCAACCTGCCATACACACCGGGCGATGATGCAGCCGGAGTGGTGGAAGCTGTTGGAGAAGGAGTTGCTGCTCTGAAG GCAGGAGATCGTGTTTTCACCACAGCCACAGAGACTGGAGCTTATGCCGAGTTCACTATAGCAGCTGAAGACAGTGTCCACAAACTGCCTGATGTTTTAGACTTCAAACAGGGAGCAGCTATAGGTGTCCCTTACTTCACTGCCCACAGAGCTCTGATCCACAA AGGCTGTGCCAAGGCCGGACAGACTGTCCTTATCCATGGAGCCAGTGGAGGG gtcgGTGTGGCAGCCTGCCAGTTGTCCCGTGCTCTGGGTCTCAGGGTGTTGGGGACAGCAGGGACACCAGAGGGAATGAAGCTGGTTCTCAACAATGGAGCTCACCTGGCCTTTAACCACAGAGAAAAGGGCTACATTGACAAGATCATG GAAGCCACTGATGGCAAAGGAATAGATGTGATAGTGGAGATGCTGTCAAACGTCAACCTAAGTAAAGACCTCCAGATGTTGGCCTATGGTGGACGTGTTATG ATTGTTGGCTGCAGGGGCCCCATAGAGATCAACCCTAGAGACACCATGTTTAAAGAGAGCAGCATTACGGGGGTGTCGCTTTTCTCTGCTACACCG gaggagaagcaggagtCTGCAGCGTTTCTCTATGCAGGGATGGAAGCTGGTTGGCTGCGGCCAGTCGTGGGTTCCCAGTATCCATTTGACAATGCCGCCCAGGCCCACCATGATATTATTGAGTCCCCCGGGGCTACTGGGAAGATAGTCCTCACCATATGA
- the LOC113171847 gene encoding quinone oxidoreductase-like — MVCVLIRVHACGVNPVETYIRAGMFARRPNLPYTPGGDAAGVVEAVGEGVAALKAGDRVFTTATETGAYAEFTIAAEDSVHKLPDVLDFKQGAVIGVPYFIAHRAPIHNYLEATDVDDVNLSKDRQMLAYGGRVMIVGSGGPIEINPVDTMFKESSITGVSLFSATPEEKWESASFLYAGMEAGWLLPVVCFQYPLDNAA, encoded by the exons ATGGTATGT GTGTTGATCCGTGTCCATGCCTGTGGAGTGAACCCTGTGGAAACGTACATCCGGGCTGGAATGTTTGCCCGTAGGCCCAACCTGCCATACACACCGGGCGGTGATGCAGCCGGAGTGGTGGAAGCTGTTGGAGAAGGAGTTGCTGCTCTGAAG GCAGGAGATCGTGTTTTCACCACAGCCACAGAGACTGGAGCTTATGCCGAGTTCACTATAGCAGCTGAAGACAGTGTCCACAAACTGCCTGATGTTTTAGACTTCAAACAGGGAGCAGTTATAGGTGTCCCTTACTTCATTGCCCACAGAGCTCCGATCCACAA ttattta gaAGCCACTGATGTCGATGACGTCAACCTAAGTAAAGACCGTCAGATGTTGGCCTATGGTGGACGTGTTATG ATTGTTGGCTCTGGGGGCCCCATAGAGATCAACCCTGTAGACACCATGTTTAAAGAGAGCAGCATTACGGGAGTGTCGCTTTTCTCTGCTACACCG gAGGAGAAGTGGGAATCTGCATCGTTTCTCTATGCAGGGATGGAAGCTGGTTGGCTGCTGCCAGTCGTGTGTTTCCAGTATCCACTTGATAACGCTGCCTAG